Within Dermacentor albipictus isolate Rhodes 1998 colony chromosome 3, USDA_Dalb.pri_finalv2, whole genome shotgun sequence, the genomic segment gtaatattgtttgccatcATCGCTTCAatatactcaaattattttttgcgTTCTGCCTAATAAGATAATTATAGTCCTAATTGAtgaataaacttctcaaatattataattagatgaaaagtgtcaatgagaaaattgtagagcaacataagtgtttttctgagtgtgaaagaagccagcgaatacatgcaaaatttCTGCGCAACTGGCTGCTCGAGGATCTTTGCGTGTATTcatgggcttctttcacactcggaaaacactcttatgtagcatGCGTTGAGCAACAcagagctgtatcgggagttcttcacgttgctcaacaattttcatctaattatagtatttgagaagtttaatatttaattaagactgattatgtaattaggtggaatgcaaaaaataatctgatcATCCTCCAGCGgcagcaaacattaccttggtcctACGTGGAATTCGCCAATTGCCTACGTGAATTTACAGCTATGTGGAATTTGCCCATTTAAAATCTTAAGTCCATGATATTTGGGACATCTTGTATATGTTTCCATCTTCTGTGCTTCATTGATGTTAGCATAAATTGTTTCTGCCAGCCTCATTCTTACATTAGGGCTCCATATATTTTATTACACAATATATACAGGATCAGTATTTCTGTAGTAATttcttgcaagagaaaaagaaaaaaagagatatGTGGAAAGATTTGAAACAACTGTCCTGTTGCAGAATTGACACTCCTTCTTTCTGACTTTGAAAGTTAATTATTTTTCGCAGGGGTGTTTGTTCATTCTAAAATTGATTCATCATTATTTCTGCTCTCTGCCAATATAATTATTGTTTTCCATTTTCAAATGATAATCACAATTCAGACCAATACAAGAAGTAGAGTATGTCCTAAATATCACTATATAGATGTTGTGGCACGTTTCATTGCTTGCTCTTCCTTGCAAACTCCAAAGCACATTTGTGACCCAGCAGCTTAGAAAGAAAAGCAGAAGAAATTTACACTAGGTCTATTTTTGTGGCTCCAACTTATCGCAGGTGCTCATCATGGATGTGTATGAAAGAGAGTACGGTGACCTCCTTTACCTGGGAAACAAGGCAACGGCCTATCAACAGTTTTACAACTCCAACATAAAAATGATGCTAACAAAATACAACTTTCTCCCACTGGAGCTCATTAAATGCAGAATGCAAAGCTTTTGGAGGAAGCTTCTGGCGAGAAATCCTGCTTTAAGGTATGCAATTCATTGAGTTGtcctatgcccccccccccccttgtttttaAATGTACCTAATTACTCTCTAGTTCTCATAACAAAACATGCAAAGCTTAAACAGCATAGCTAATTGCACTTCTACTTAACTGCCACTGCATGTCATACATTGAATGTTGACAATGAAAGTGGTAAATTGACATCTGTGAAAATGGAATACAGACATGGCAGTTTGATTGTGGCTATTCATGCTTCTTCTCAACTTCAACCTAACCTCTTACAACCTTGAACTGTCCCAACATTTTTGTACGCATAAAATCACCACAAAATTCACCAGGCTTTAAGAACAGGCAAAGTGAGAATGTTGCTATGggattacatgctgtgcaaagtGTCTGGAGCACTGACAATAGGGACTGAcatttttaatgttgtttaatcTTTTTTCATAGCAATCTCAGATTAAATCTACAAGTACAGTACATGTTCCTTACAAAGGcacttttaaaggggccctgcaacacCTCTTTTTCAAACCTGAGGGCACATTGGAATAGGCGAATGCCTATCAATTACTATATACCCCAAAGAAGTTTTTGAAGGGGACTTAATAAAACGTCGGAGACAACACATTGTTTCCTCTCAGCTGCGGCGACACCGATAGCAGTACCCTGCCTGtggctcctttctttttctttccatgcTGCACTTGTGGTGTAACCCTTCAAGAGTGGCGTCTGACAAAGGTGCCCGAAAGCAACAAAGGAGTGGCGACAAATGGGCAACACACATTAGCAACTGCCGCGTTCCTGTTTGCTAAAAATTATTCAGgagtgtgcatgcgtgcatgaaTTAAGAAGTAGCTCATGGTCATGAACAATCAATCGCCCAAAGTCTGGCATCTATTAGCTGTTGTGCAGTTTATAATGTCGTAGACAACAGCAAAGTAGAAGTTGCCTCAAATGCTGCAGGAGAGAACAAGTGATCTTTTATGCAAGATTGCTGGCTCTCTGCTGCATGCAGCAGAATAATATTTGTCTTCTGTGTTCATGGCAGTATTGTCTACACATCACAATAATTTTCTTACCACACACAAGAAATGTTGCAGTACCCATTTAAGGTGCACAAAGTAAGAGCATGAAGTTGTGAAGATAGTCTAAAGCTTTTGCAAAGCCTAAATTTAAGTGTGTGCATTGCTTTGCATTCTGTCTCGGGGATTAACCTGCTGTGCAGTTTTTTCTGATTAGATATTGCATTTATATATAGAAATTCACATTCCAGGAGCAGGCACGAGAGTGACGTCAGAGCAGCAAAGCTCCTCTGTTCAAAGAAAAAACCAGTAAAGACCAGACAAAGGTAAATACAATACCAGTacattcaaataataataataataataataataataataataataataataataataataataataataataataatagcaaagAAGGCTTAGAAGCACACTGCCTTTCATTTCTTCAAACAGAAAGCTGCAAAAGAAAGCCCGATCAAGTTACAAGCCACGGCGAAGAGGTTCACAGAAAGCAGAATGTTTGACAGAGAGTGATGAAGATGATCAAGGTGACCTCTATCGCACCCCACTTCCTGGCTTCAGGTCCAAGAGGAATAACAGAAGGGTGGCAGAGAATCGTTACATGCCTCTGGATATACAAGTCACTAGACATGCTCAAGCTCTtgcagaagaaaacaaaagaccAACATCATCTGAGAACAATGGCGAGGAACAAGAACATGCAGAAAAGCTGGAAGAGGAATCTTCGTTAACAAGTCACGAAACAACCGAAATGAACAGAAGTGGTGCACCAGAACACTGCACATCTGATGATACCACAGGCTACCATGAGGAGGTAGGCAACCAGAGGGCCCTGTCCACAACTAAGCATCTTACAACAACACATGAACCTTCATTCTACACAGCCAACACAACCGCGGACAAACAGAACAGCTTGACCTGTAAGGATGCACAGAAGACTGCAGCTGCCACTAAGTTCAATGGGTCAGATATGGCTGGCATAGCAACACTGGTGCACTCAGGCCAATCAACAACACATGATGTCACAGTTGGTGTAAAGACAATTGTTAGTGGCCTGGAATGTTCAAGGCGACAAACGGGTAATGCTGAGCAACTGCAACTCGACACAATCATCAAGGAGAAAAAACTTGATGCAGACTTGGTGGCATATGAGGAAAAAGGGGCTGCCCAACTGCACTTGCACAAAGACAAAGGAGATGACAATGATGTTCCTGACCACTTTGCTACACAGACAACGGTGACAATCTCCAGAAGTGCGAGTCATGAGGAAGGGAGCGTTGGTGCTGCATTTGAGGACAGTGATGGCAGTAAGGAAGGAACTCCGACGCAATCAAACAAACTGAGACAACTTGAGACAACTTTGCCAGAAAATGCTGTGCAAAATAAACCCATAACCAGCCACTCGGAAGAAAGCTGCAGATACTTGACAAGTCACATTAATGAAGGTGTCACCACTGAACAGTCCTGCACTCAATGGTTCAAGTTACAAGAATGTGAGAAGTTTGAAGGGAAGCAGCTACAAGATGTCAAAAGCAAACCAAAACAGGATGTGATCAAACAGCTCAAAGAAAGTGGCATTCCAGTACTCATAACACAACCACATGATGCTGCCACACCAAAAACGCCAGTAACAACTACGCAAGAACACGACAACTATGAGGCAACTGGATTTAGCAGGTTacagaaaacaagaaaatcaTCAGCAGAGGTCATCAATGAAAAACCACAGAATGAGTGTGTAAGCATAAGTTATGACAGATGCAAAACTGATTCAAAATCACCAACACTCAAATCGACAGAAAATATACAACCTGGAAAGTCACATCACAACATCACTAAGACCAAGAAGCAAGAGGAGCCCAAGTCGTTCTCCAATGATGCACCTACAGGGCATAAACAAGGCAGACGTACTGGAGGCAGAGGTGTTAAGAAGACAAAGTTGTCACTCAGCTATCTAACTCGGATagctaaaaacaagaaaaaacatccaGCAGATGTTAAAAATAAGGGAAAAAAATCGGAGAGTAAGCAAGTACATGCTTCAGTTTTGCAACATACTGCAATGTCAACCGCAAACAAAAGTGACGACGAAAGTGGGAATGATGTTCAGAGGAATCATGCAGTGGTCTCCAGTGATCACAAAGGACACAAGATGTGCAAAAGGCCACTCACTGACAAATGCCCTACAGGTGTTGGCATCAAGAGTGACAAACTAGACATTAGGCCTGCTTCAGTTTTTCAACCTACCACAATGTCAGTGTCACACAAAAGTAAAGATGAAAGTGGGAATGATGCTGCAGCGACCTCCAGACTTTATGAAGGGCACAAGAAATGCAAAAAGCTGCTCACTGACAAATGCCCTGCAGATGTTGGCAACAAAAATGGCAAGCTAGACAATAGGCAGCAACCTGCTTCGGTTCTGCGACATACTGCAGCATCaacagcaaacaaaagtgacgacAGTCAGAGTGATGGGACTGATTCTCAGAAGAATGTCACAGTGGTCTCCAGTGATCACGAAGGACACAAGATGTGCAAAAGGCCACTCACTGACAAATGCCCTGCAGGTGCTGGCACCACGAGTGACAAATTAGACATTAGGCCTGCTTCAGTTTTGCAACCTACCACAATGTCAGTGCCACACAAAAGTAAAGATGAAAGTGGGAATGATGCTGCAGTGACCTCCAGACTTTATGAAGGGCACAAGAAATGCAAAAAACCGCTCACTGACGAACGCCCTGCAGATGTTGGCAACAAGAGTGGCAAACTAGACAATAGGCAACAACCTGCTTCGGTTCTGCGACATACTGCAGCATCaacagcaaacaaaagtgacgacAGTCAGAATGATGAGACTGATTCACAGAAGAATGTCACAGTGGTCTCCAGTGACCACGAAGGACACAAGATGTGCAAAAAGCCACTCACTGACAAATTCCCTGCAGATGCTGGCAACAAGAGTGAAGTACCAGACAACAGGCAGAGACATGCTTCAGTTTTGCAACATACCACAACATCAGCGTTAAATAAAAGTGATGACAAAAGTGGGAATGATGTTCAAAGAAATGCTGCAGTTGTCTCCAGACCTCAAGAAGGACACAAGATAAGCAAAAAGCCACTCACTGACAAATGCCCAACAGATGTTGACAACAGGAGTCAAAATCTGAAAAATGGGCAAAGAAATGCTTCGGTGTTACAACATACCACAATGTCAACATCAAAGAAAGGGTATGACAAAAGTGGGAATGATGTTCAGGAGAATGCCACAACAGTCCCTGAAGCTCACAAAGGCCACAACGTACACAAAAAGCCACCAAAGGAGTCTGCAGACTTTAACAAGAAAGATAGCAATACAAGATTAACAAAAGTGGCAACCAAAAGGATTATTCAAAGAGATAATATACAAAATGCTGCCATGACAAGACACGACAtgcaaaaagaacaaaaggaAATACATGAAAAGACATGTGGCATGCCAATTGACAGCAAGAAGGAATCAGGACAAGTTATAACAAGCAAAATATGCATGGAAAGAACGAGCAATGCAAGGATGGACATCATGGCTGATTCCACAGCATGTGAACAGCAGCAAGAGAACAATGAAATAGCAGTAAAGGAAAAAGTAGGCCACAATACGAAGCTGGTACCGGTCGGTGACAATGTTTACATGGAAACAAAAGCTGCAAAGCATAGGGGCATGGCAGGCCATAGGGCTATTGTATACCCTAAACAACATACCAGAAAGGGTGCAGTGGCCAATCCAGTAGCGCTTGAAAAGTTCAGCAACACTTGTAAAGAGTTACAAGAGGACAAGACAAGCAGTGATACCAACGCCAAGATGGTGATGAGCAAGAATTTTGCTAAAGGTAGCAAGGTAACTACAAAAAATGCTACAGCCACTTCCTTGGAAAGACAATGCCAAACGAAACTATGTGATAGGACAGTGACAAGGTGTCTAATGTCCAAGACAAAAGTCTCATCTGCAAAGGCCATGCAAGAGGAAGCAGCTATGATGTGCTGTGATGATGCTGAGGCCATTCCTAATGAAGAAAATAGCAAGCATCCTAGTAGTCCTGCCAGAGAAGCTGTAACATGTACGGAGTCAAGCGATAATGTGCTGGCTAAATATAGCTTCAAAACTCCAAAGTCTGTAAAATCAGTTGAACTCCGATGCCCACAAACACCGCTCAAGCGCAGAAGTCTCAGACAAAAGAATCTGAGGATGCTAGCTCTTGGAAACGGCGAAACTGGAGCTGCTCTTGTGGATGACAAACAGAGTGACCCAGAAACTCCCTTAGGTTCCAGAGCCAAGTACACAAAACAAGAGGCAGAAAAGGCCAATGAGAAAAGGCTTCAGAGCTGGGCACAAGGTATGTACAAGGAACATAACCAACAAATTCAAGAAACGAGTAAGGCatggacagaaaatgagacaGAAAATGAAGAAGGACAACAGAGTGGCCCAAGAAGCATGAAACAGCAGGAACTCACTTGGAGCTCCAACACTTCCTCTGACCATCCTAGCACCAAACAGCCTGTAATATCTACATGCGCTCGTGACGATGATGTGTGGGATAAATGTCAACAACCTGCAGTAAAATTATTCAGCCAAGACAAAGGCAACAGTGTGCACCTAGCACATCTTTCACCGTCAATGAAAGGAGATGTCACAAGTGATAAGCAGCAGCAAAGTGACACAAATGGGGACATTGAAATGTCTCAGATGAGAAGCTCGGAAGATCTTCGCGGCTTGACACAGTACCCTACCCAAAATTTAGAAAGACTTAAGGCAGCTCAGAATCTGTCCCCGACCACAGATATGCAAGAGGACAGTACAAATGAAATGGAAGTAGATGAGGATGATGATCTACCTTGCTTGACACGAACATTAAATAGGATGCAAGCCTGCAGTCTTTACTCACGAAATGAAGCCAGAGCAGCTGTCATTACAACAAATACAACAGGAGATGCCATTGGGAGAGAACCAAATGCTGAATCAGCTCTAAAATGTGAAAAAGAAGTAGCAAAAAGATCAAATCGGGAGATAACTGAAAATGGAGAACAGATAAGGACACACGATATGACAAAGGAAGTAAGGAACACAGGAAAAATATTAAATGATCCGAACGTAGGAACAGACCTTGAAGCCAGCGATGACGAAGATGACTCCTCCATTTTGTTCAGTATTGACGATGACGATGAAGCAGCTGCATCTGATAGATCTCACAGCTTTTTCCAAATGAAGGTCACTCCAACTCCACTTAACTTTCTGAAGAGCTCTCAGGACAGAAATGATTCAGAGtctgaagaagaacttttccccTGGCTCACAGACAAGGTGGAGCCAGAAACAAACAAGAGAAAAGGCAAACCATTGTCTGAGAACGCCTCTCACAAAAGTGGCATGAACAGACCAGATTTTAAACGGCTGCGTTTTCAGCAGGAGGATTCTGGGAGACAGCCCAGCAATGCCACGCAGTTAAGGACTGCCAAAAGAGTGACAATAGTCGATGCAGCTacacaggaaactcacaagatgTATGGGAAACGACAGCACACTTTTCCCATTCCCTCCTACAAACGAGAGCACGTAAGGTCTTTCTAGTCTATTGCACTGGCATGCTCACCAGGCTGTGCAAGCATGCCTGTTTGCCAGCTCAATCTTTGGTCGCAAATTGAACAAAAGCTTGCACGACCTCATTCGTCTTTCTTACTGGCACGATCATCACTCTATGCACGTGAGTTTGCATGCCAACATTTTGGTAGCAATATTTGTGGGAGCAAGCATGGCTTTTCTCATTATTTACATCGGCATGCCCTTTTAGATGGCATACATAAAGTAAGTACCAGCAGGCATTATGCAGCAGTTCAATCAACAGGTTATGAAAAAGATAATGAAGCATTTCTTGTATATATTCCAACTGAAACAGTGAGGCATGGAGTCGTTTTTCACCATGTGACTATGCTTCAGAGTCACTAAACAACATCAGTGACATAAGCAGTTTGTGGTAAAAGCTTGGCACAAAGCTAGCACAGCATAGTCTACTCTTAAGGGCAACAGCCAATCAGTATTTGTCATCAATAGTCGAGATGCCTGCAGACAATTATTTATGCAAAAATTACAACCTAATACATCACACAGCAGACATTTTTCCAATGaggtcaaataattttttttttgttatattgGGTTTATTAACAGTTACATGTTCTACTAGGAGTGGACCATACTATGCGCAAAGCAGCATCAGCAAAGCAGCCCTTATAAGTGACGAACTCTATCATGGTGAACAATTCAGGGAACTTTATTCAGTTCCTACAAATTCAGGGCAGTTCTGTGAAATGGGACTTATAAGGCACAGACAGTAGTGGTACTTTTATATGTTGTTATATTAAAAACAAAGCAGTTACAACTGCTGAACGGTAATGGTAATAGCCACTGTTAACTGCCTAAATACCACTACAGGCTTTCTTAATAGCCATACATGCTATTCACTCTTCACATCAATTCAACACACCACTGTCAACAATGTCTGTGAGACTTGTTCTAACTAAGAGTGGCCCAACGAGACAGTTCAAAAGGAAATGGTTTTAGTGTGAAGCAGCAAGGAGATAGTAAAGAAATGGCAGCTACAGTGAATTGCATGATCAATTGCTTATTTCAGGATGGCTGTGACCA encodes:
- the LOC139057332 gene encoding uncharacterized protein, whose translation is MDVYEREYGDLLYLGNKATAYQQFYNSNIKMMLTKYNFLPLELIKCRMQSFWRKLLARNPALRSRHESDVRAAKLLCSKKKPVKTRQRKLQKKARSSYKPRRRGSQKAECLTESDEDDQGDLYRTPLPGFRSKRNNRRVAENRYMPLDIQVTRHAQALAEENKRPTSSENNGEEQEHAEKLEEESSLTSHETTEMNRSGAPEHCTSDDTTGYHEEVGNQRALSTTKHLTTTHEPSFYTANTTADKQNSLTCKDAQKTAAATKFNGSDMAGIATLVHSGQSTTHDVTVGVKTIVSGLECSRRQTGNAEQLQLDTIIKEKKLDADLVAYEEKGAAQLHLHKDKGDDNDVPDHFATQTTVTISRSASHEEGSVGAAFEDSDGSKEGTPTQSNKLRQLETTLPENAVQNKPITSHSEESCRYLTSHINEGVTTEQSCTQWFKLQECEKFEGKQLQDVKSKPKQDVIKQLKESGIPVLITQPHDAATPKTPVTTTQEHDNYEATGFSRLQKTRKSSAEVINEKPQNECVSISYDRCKTDSKSPTLKSTENIQPGKSHHNITKTKKQEEPKSFSNDAPTGHKQGRRTGGRGVKKTKLSLSYLTRIAKNKKKHPADVKNKGKKSESKQVHASVLQHTAMSTANKSDDESGNDVQRNHAVVSSDHKGHKMCKRPLTDKCPTGVGIKSDKLDIRPASVFQPTTMSVSHKSKDESGNDAAATSRLYEGHKKCKKLLTDKCPADVGNKNGKLDNRQQPASVLRHTAASTANKSDDSQSDGTDSQKNVTVVSSDHEGHKMCKRPLTDKCPAGAGTTSDKLDIRPASVLQPTTMSVPHKSKDESGNDAAVTSRLYEGHKKCKKPLTDERPADVGNKSGKLDNRQQPASVLRHTAASTANKSDDSQNDETDSQKNVTVVSSDHEGHKMCKKPLTDKFPADAGNKSEVPDNRQRHASVLQHTTTSALNKSDDKSGNDVQRNAAVVSRPQEGHKISKKPLTDKCPTDVDNRSQNLKNGQRNASVLQHTTMSTSKKGYDKSGNDVQENATTVPEAHKGHNVHKKPPKESADFNKKDSNTRLTKVATKRIIQRDNIQNAAMTRHDMQKEQKEIHEKTCGMPIDSKKESGQVITSKICMERTSNARMDIMADSTACEQQQENNEIAVKEKVGHNTKLVPVGDNVYMETKAAKHRGMAGHRAIVYPKQHTRKGAVANPVALEKFSNTCKELQEDKTSSDTNAKMVMSKNFAKGSKVTTKNATATSLERQCQTKLCDRTVTRCLMSKTKVSSAKAMQEEAAMMCCDDAEAIPNEENSKHPSSPAREAVTCTESSDNVLAKYSFKTPKSVKSVELRCPQTPLKRRSLRQKNLRMLALGNGETGAALVDDKQSDPETPLGSRAKYTKQEAEKANEKRLQSWAQGMYKEHNQQIQETSKAWTENETENEEGQQSGPRSMKQQELTWSSNTSSDHPSTKQPVISTCARDDDVWDKCQQPAVKLFSQDKGNSVHLAHLSPSMKGDVTSDKQQQSDTNGDIEMSQMRSSEDLRGLTQYPTQNLERLKAAQNLSPTTDMQEDSTNEMEVDEDDDLPCLTRTLNRMQACSLYSRNEARAAVITTNTTGDAIGREPNAESALKCEKEVAKRSNREITENGEQIRTHDMTKEVRNTGKILNDPNVGTDLEASDDEDDSSILFSIDDDDEAAASDRSHSFFQMKVTPTPLNFLKSSQDRNDSESEEELFPWLTDKVEPETNKRKGKPLSENASHKSGMNRPDFKRLRFQQEDSGRQPSNATQLRTAKRVTIVDAATQETHKMYGKRQHTFPIPSYKREHDGCDHSSVCTDPPPLLSRREAEFFESDNDEDLSHDADDYEV